The following are encoded in a window of Amycolatopsis lexingtonensis genomic DNA:
- a CDS encoding beta-ketoacyl synthase N-terminal-like domain-containing protein yields the protein MTQDGCIRRFAGIAGQSPDRIAVVEHDSAVSYARLAGLAGGHAARLLDAGVRPGEFVGLLTGHGTAAIAAILGTLAAGCTYVPLDPTFPRDRLAHQVAAARVSAVLTIPEHGDLAEALCRNAAARVVESGPDTAPLPVPDPDPAAPAYVLFTSGSTGTPKAVAQTHRNLLHVVDNQIASLGITAADRLSLLASFGFDAAIPDLYPALLTGAAVVPVDVRAHGVAHAARELARHRVTVYHSTPTVYRHLLDALDGDLPSVRTVLLGGEQATYADVRRGRFAPECVYVNGYGATEVTFAAQYRLTAADVPAGATGPLPIGTALPGYALTVLDGGELEVSGEYLVDGYFDQPGPAFGTTGDGVRSYRTGDLGEVRPDGTIVCLGRLDRQVKVRGFRVELTEIEARLGEQPGVAEARSIVRDGELLAYVVPAGEPDVTALRAALAEVLPAHSVPSAVVAVPAFPLTVTGKLDEEALPDPRPPAPVPAGPMTAAQRRVHAIWAAVLGHEGFGTEDAFFDVGGHSLLLGRVQQRLAAESGVDVPLLGLLERPTVAAQAAYLEPAPSDEPRAAAAEAEEDEPGSDLIAVVGLACRFPGAPDADAFWWNLCAGADAIHDYTDDELAALGIGPGLRGDPAHVRAGGRLDGVEDFDAGFFGFTAEEAARTDPQHRLFLEAAWRALEDAGRDPAQEHGPVGVFTSAGVNRYFLFHLFGNPAVTGDVDPDDWEGRLLGRQLTDHLPGQVAYRLGLTGPAVAVQSACSSSLAAVGLAAQSLAEYRCDLAIAGGVSVTWPRYRAGGLASADGRCRSFDAAADGAGFGSGAGVVVLRRLSDALADRDHIHAVLPGWAMTNDGADRAGYAVPSPAGQAAAIAEALAVAEVDPAEVRLIEAHGSGTPLGDAIEVAALNRVYRDVPPGTCALGSVKTNIGHLDAAAGVAGLIKAVLSVRHGVIPPNLHFTAPHPEVDLAGGPCFVPVKATDWPDAPRRVAGVSAFGLGGTNVHVVVEEAPAPGSRVTAGGPHVLPVSARDPEALRQALSALRDRLAANPPDLADAAYTLAVGRREFACRAAVVASTAEEAVEGLGTLLAEGGDVAGPPGAARELALRWTGGDSVDWTARHDGAEPGRVPLPGYPFQRVRCWIDPPVPGHHP from the coding sequence ATGACGCAAGACGGCTGCATCAGACGTTTCGCGGGAATCGCGGGGCAGTCGCCCGACCGGATCGCGGTCGTCGAGCACGACTCGGCGGTGAGCTACGCGCGGCTGGCCGGGCTGGCCGGCGGGCACGCCGCCCGGCTGCTCGACGCCGGCGTCCGGCCGGGCGAGTTCGTCGGCCTGCTGACCGGGCACGGGACCGCCGCGATCGCGGCGATCCTCGGCACCCTGGCCGCGGGCTGCACGTACGTCCCGCTCGACCCGACGTTCCCGCGGGACCGGCTCGCCCACCAGGTCGCGGCGGCCCGCGTGTCGGCCGTGCTCACCATCCCCGAGCACGGCGACCTCGCGGAAGCGTTGTGCCGCAACGCTGCCGCGCGGGTCGTGGAGTCCGGGCCGGACACCGCGCCGCTGCCGGTGCCCGACCCGGACCCGGCCGCGCCGGCCTACGTGCTGTTCACCTCCGGCTCCACCGGGACGCCGAAGGCGGTCGCGCAGACCCACCGCAACCTGCTGCACGTCGTGGACAACCAGATCGCGTCGCTCGGCATCACCGCCGCCGACCGGCTCAGCCTGCTGGCGTCCTTCGGCTTCGACGCGGCGATCCCGGACCTCTACCCGGCGCTGCTGACCGGCGCCGCCGTGGTGCCGGTGGACGTCCGCGCCCACGGCGTCGCCCACGCCGCCCGTGAACTCGCGCGGCACCGGGTCACCGTCTACCACTCGACGCCGACGGTCTACCGCCACCTCCTGGACGCGCTCGACGGCGACCTGCCGTCGGTGCGGACCGTCCTGCTCGGCGGTGAGCAGGCCACCTACGCCGACGTCCGCCGCGGTCGCTTCGCCCCCGAATGCGTGTACGTCAACGGGTACGGCGCGACCGAGGTGACCTTCGCCGCGCAGTACCGGCTGACCGCCGCCGACGTCCCGGCCGGCGCCACCGGCCCGCTGCCGATCGGTACCGCGCTGCCCGGCTACGCGCTCACCGTGCTCGACGGCGGTGAGCTCGAAGTCAGCGGCGAGTACCTGGTCGACGGCTACTTCGACCAGCCGGGCCCGGCGTTCGGCACCACCGGCGACGGCGTCCGCAGCTACCGCACCGGCGACCTCGGCGAGGTCCGGCCGGACGGGACCATCGTCTGCCTCGGCCGCCTCGACCGGCAGGTGAAGGTCCGCGGGTTCCGGGTCGAGCTGACCGAGATCGAAGCCCGCCTCGGCGAACAGCCGGGCGTCGCCGAAGCCCGCTCGATCGTGCGGGACGGCGAGCTGCTCGCTTACGTCGTGCCGGCCGGCGAGCCGGACGTGACGGCGCTGCGGGCCGCGCTGGCCGAGGTGCTGCCCGCGCATTCGGTACCGTCCGCGGTCGTCGCCGTCCCGGCGTTCCCGCTCACGGTCACGGGGAAGCTCGACGAGGAAGCACTTCCGGATCCCCGGCCGCCCGCGCCCGTCCCGGCCGGGCCGATGACCGCGGCGCAGCGGCGGGTGCACGCGATCTGGGCCGCCGTGCTGGGGCACGAGGGGTTCGGCACCGAGGACGCCTTCTTCGACGTCGGCGGGCATTCCCTGCTTCTGGGCCGGGTCCAGCAGCGGCTGGCCGCGGAGTCCGGCGTGGACGTTCCGCTGCTCGGGCTGCTGGAGCGCCCGACGGTCGCGGCGCAAGCCGCCTACCTGGAACCGGCCCCTTCGGACGAACCCCGTGCGGCCGCGGCCGAAGCCGAGGAGGACGAGCCGGGCAGCGACCTGATCGCCGTCGTCGGGCTCGCCTGCCGGTTCCCGGGCGCGCCCGACGCGGACGCGTTCTGGTGGAACCTCTGCGCGGGCGCCGACGCGATCCACGACTACACCGACGACGAGCTGGCCGCGCTCGGCATCGGACCCGGCCTGCGCGGCGACCCCGCGCACGTGCGGGCGGGCGGCCGTCTCGACGGCGTCGAGGACTTCGACGCCGGGTTCTTCGGGTTCACCGCGGAGGAAGCGGCGCGCACCGACCCGCAGCACCGCCTGTTCCTGGAGGCCGCGTGGCGGGCGCTGGAGGACGCGGGCCGCGACCCGGCGCAGGAGCACGGCCCGGTCGGGGTGTTCACCTCCGCCGGGGTCAACCGGTACTTCCTCTTCCACCTCTTCGGGAACCCGGCCGTCACCGGAGACGTCGACCCGGACGACTGGGAGGGCCGGCTGCTCGGCCGCCAGCTCACCGACCACCTGCCCGGCCAGGTCGCCTACCGGCTGGGGCTGACCGGGCCGGCGGTCGCCGTCCAAAGTGCTTGCTCCAGCTCGCTCGCCGCGGTCGGCCTGGCCGCGCAGAGCCTCGCCGAATACCGCTGCGACCTGGCGATCGCCGGTGGGGTGAGCGTCACGTGGCCGCGGTACCGCGCGGGCGGCCTCGCGTCGGCGGACGGCCGCTGCCGCTCGTTCGACGCGGCCGCCGACGGGGCCGGGTTCGGCTCCGGCGCCGGGGTCGTGGTGCTGCGGCGGCTGTCCGACGCGCTCGCCGACCGCGACCACATCCACGCCGTGCTGCCCGGCTGGGCGATGACCAACGACGGCGCCGACCGCGCCGGGTACGCCGTGCCGAGCCCGGCGGGCCAGGCGGCCGCGATCGCGGAGGCACTGGCCGTGGCCGAAGTGGACCCGGCCGAGGTGCGGCTGATCGAGGCGCACGGCAGTGGCACGCCGCTGGGCGACGCCATCGAAGTCGCCGCGCTCAACCGGGTGTACCGCGACGTCCCGCCCGGCACGTGCGCGCTCGGCTCGGTCAAGACGAACATCGGGCACCTCGACGCGGCCGCCGGGGTGGCCGGCCTGATCAAGGCGGTGCTTTCGGTGCGCCACGGCGTGATCCCGCCGAACCTGCACTTCACCGCGCCGCACCCGGAGGTCGACCTGGCGGGTGGCCCGTGCTTCGTGCCGGTCAAGGCCACCGACTGGCCCGACGCGCCCCGCCGGGTGGCCGGGGTCAGCGCGTTCGGCCTGGGCGGCACCAACGTTCACGTCGTCGTCGAAGAAGCACCGGCGCCGGGCTCGCGCGTGACGGCCGGGGGACCGCACGTCCTGCCGGTGTCGGCGCGGGACCCGGAAGCCCTGCGCCAGGCCCTATCCGCGCTGCGGGACCGGCTCGCCGCCAACCCGCCGGACCTCGCCGACGCCGCTTACACCCTCGCGGTGGGCCGCCGGGAGTTCGCCTGCCGAGCGGCTGTGGTTGCTTCGACCGCCGAGGAAGCCGTCGAGGGGCTCGGCACCCTCTTGGCCGAGGGCGGCGACGTGGCCGGGCCGCCCGGTGCCGCACGCGAGCTGGCGCTGCGCTGGACCGGCGGCGACAGCGTCGACTGGACCGCCCGCCACGACGGCGCCGAGCCCGGGCGGGTGCCGCTGCCCGGCTACCCGTTCCAGCGCGTGCGGTGCTGGATCGACCCACCGGTTCCGGGACACCACCCATGA
- a CDS encoding type 1 glutamine amidotransferase domain-containing protein has translation MARILMIVSAADRLRLADGTDHPTGFWAEEVAESHRVLTEAGHHVDVATPDGRRPVADPVSFDERGGVDPAAGAKYRAYLDALDDLAAPIKLADATADGYDALYLPGGHGPMADLVADPALGRLLTAADDEGKLVAALCHGVAGLLAARRDDGTFAFAGRAMTSFSDDEERQGGLGERTPFFIEARLREQGADVTPGAPWSSTVVADRNLVTGQNPQSSVDTAARVARLLDSGSIS, from the coding sequence ATGGCAAGGATCCTGATGATCGTTTCGGCCGCCGACCGGCTGCGCCTCGCCGACGGCACCGACCACCCGACCGGCTTCTGGGCCGAGGAGGTCGCCGAGTCGCACCGGGTGCTCACCGAGGCCGGGCACCACGTCGACGTCGCCACCCCGGACGGGCGGCGGCCGGTCGCCGACCCGGTCAGTTTCGACGAGCGCGGCGGCGTCGACCCCGCGGCCGGTGCGAAGTACCGCGCGTACCTCGACGCGCTCGACGACCTGGCCGCGCCGATCAAGCTGGCCGACGCGACCGCCGACGGCTACGACGCGCTCTACCTGCCCGGCGGTCACGGGCCGATGGCCGACCTGGTGGCGGACCCCGCGCTCGGCCGGCTGCTGACCGCCGCGGACGACGAGGGCAAGCTCGTCGCGGCGCTGTGCCACGGCGTCGCCGGGCTCCTCGCCGCCCGCCGGGACGACGGGACGTTCGCCTTCGCCGGGCGCGCGATGACCTCCTTCAGCGACGACGAAGAACGCCAGGGCGGGCTGGGGGAGCGGACGCCGTTCTTCATCGAGGCCCGGCTGCGCGAGCAGGGTGCCGACGTGACGCCGGGTGCGCCGTGGTCGAGCACGGTCGTCGCCGACCGGAACCTCGTCACGGGCCAGAACCCGCAATCCAGTGTGGACACCGCGGCCCGCGTCGCGCGGCTGCTCGATTCTGGATCGATTTCGTGA
- a CDS encoding LysR family transcriptional regulator: MPSLDLLSTFLAVYRRGSLSAAAAELGLTQPAVTGQLSRLEKELGEPLFTRSRHGAAPTGRAVELAARIGTRIDELRGALTAGPEDAVPLDRVALGGASDAMATRVLPALTPLTTRGLQLSVTLGLAEELLAALTAARLDLVVSSVRPRDRALTATPMIDEEFVLVAAPALARGIDPARLAADPVGALAHLPLVAYADELPIIRRYWRSEFGRRPPNRVAVVVPDLRAILAVVVAGAGATVLPRYLAAAALESGSVELVHEPETPPLNTWYLVTRATPPRPAVSLVRDHLLQRAHAWGSL; this comes from the coding sequence GTGCCAAGTCTGGATCTGCTCAGCACGTTCCTCGCGGTCTACCGGCGCGGCTCGCTTTCGGCCGCGGCGGCGGAGCTGGGCCTGACCCAGCCCGCCGTCACCGGCCAGCTGTCCCGGCTGGAGAAGGAGCTGGGCGAGCCGTTGTTCACCCGGTCCCGCCACGGCGCCGCGCCGACCGGCCGCGCGGTCGAGCTGGCCGCGCGCATCGGCACCCGGATCGACGAACTGCGCGGCGCGCTCACGGCCGGCCCGGAGGACGCGGTGCCACTCGATCGGGTGGCGCTCGGCGGCGCGAGCGACGCGATGGCGACCCGGGTGCTGCCCGCGCTCACCCCGCTGACCACGCGCGGGCTGCAGCTGTCGGTGACGCTCGGCCTCGCCGAGGAACTGCTCGCCGCGCTCACCGCGGCCCGCCTCGACCTGGTCGTCTCGTCGGTGCGGCCCCGCGACCGCGCGCTGACCGCGACGCCGATGATCGACGAGGAGTTCGTCCTGGTGGCCGCCCCGGCCCTGGCCCGCGGCATCGACCCGGCCCGGCTGGCGGCCGACCCGGTCGGCGCACTGGCGCACCTGCCCCTCGTGGCGTACGCCGACGAGCTGCCGATCATCCGCCGCTACTGGCGCAGCGAGTTCGGCAGACGCCCGCCGAACCGGGTCGCGGTGGTGGTCCCGGACCTGCGCGCGATCCTCGCCGTGGTGGTCGCCGGCGCCGGCGCGACGGTCCTGCCCCGCTACCTCGCGGCCGCGGCGCTGGAGTCGGGTTCGGTCGAGCTGGTCCACGAGCCCGAGACGCCGCCGCTCAACACCTGGTACCTGGTCACCCGCGCGACCCCGCCCCGCCCGGCGGTCAGCCTGGTGCGCGACCACCTGCTCCAGCGCGCGCACGCCTGGGGCTCGCTCTAG
- a CDS encoding PucR family transcriptional regulator, which yields MVDEEVVSERIRQIAATLADRAGELTGELVQLYAADLPQLVNDDERMVSLLSASVYQNIETALQIFRHGIDPATVEPPAAAMEYARRLAQRGTPVFDLIRAYDLGQAAMLDFGFQECIRVVDDAALLGAMMRRLLKVAYEFITRVVRQLVGVYQDERDRWLLNRSAARAAKVLDLLGENGGPTDVDAAEAVIGYRLRGTHVGLVIWHASEAHDVLSHLESVAGAVLERAGGEGRPLFVPRDEAGAWAWLPVASVHREHLDAALADADPGVRVTVGDPGTGVDGFRDTHQQARRVHALALAAGEHCDRVLTFREVGTVALMTSDLNAARLWVASTLGPMSADDENCGRLRETLRVFLASGGSYTAAAAELTMHKNSVQYRVRKAQELLPRGLGEGRLDVELALNLCQRLGAAVLSPA from the coding sequence ATGGTGGACGAAGAAGTCGTCTCGGAGCGCATCCGGCAGATCGCCGCCACCCTCGCGGACCGCGCGGGCGAGCTCACCGGGGAACTGGTCCAGCTGTACGCCGCCGACCTGCCGCAGCTGGTCAACGACGACGAGCGCATGGTGAGCCTGCTGTCGGCGAGCGTCTACCAGAACATCGAGACCGCGCTGCAGATCTTCCGGCACGGCATCGACCCGGCGACCGTCGAGCCGCCGGCCGCGGCGATGGAGTACGCGCGGCGGCTGGCGCAGCGCGGCACGCCGGTGTTCGACCTGATCCGCGCCTACGACCTCGGCCAGGCCGCGATGCTCGACTTCGGGTTCCAGGAATGCATCCGCGTGGTCGACGACGCGGCCCTGCTCGGCGCCATGATGCGGCGGCTGCTGAAGGTCGCCTACGAGTTCATCACCCGGGTGGTCCGCCAGCTCGTCGGCGTCTACCAGGACGAACGCGACCGCTGGCTGCTCAACCGGAGTGCCGCGCGGGCCGCCAAGGTGCTGGACCTGCTGGGCGAGAACGGCGGCCCGACCGACGTCGACGCGGCCGAGGCGGTGATCGGCTACCGCCTGCGTGGCACGCACGTCGGGCTCGTCATCTGGCACGCGTCCGAGGCCCACGACGTGCTGTCGCACCTGGAGTCGGTCGCCGGGGCGGTGCTGGAGCGGGCCGGCGGGGAAGGCCGTCCGCTGTTCGTGCCCCGCGACGAAGCCGGGGCCTGGGCCTGGCTGCCGGTCGCGTCGGTCCACCGCGAGCACCTCGACGCGGCGCTCGCGGACGCCGACCCGGGCGTGCGGGTGACCGTCGGTGATCCCGGCACCGGCGTCGACGGCTTCCGCGACACCCACCAGCAGGCCCGCCGGGTGCACGCGCTGGCGCTGGCCGCCGGTGAGCACTGCGACCGCGTCCTGACCTTCCGCGAGGTGGGCACGGTGGCGCTGATGACGAGCGACCTCAACGCGGCGCGGCTGTGGGTCGCGAGCACGCTCGGGCCGATGTCGGCCGACGACGAGAACTGCGGACGGCTGCGCGAGACGCTGCGGGTGTTCCTCGCCTCCGGCGGCAGCTACACCGCGGCGGCCGCCGAGCTGACGATGCACAAGAACTCCGTCCAGTACCGCGTCCGCAAGGCGCAGGAGCTGTTGCCGCGCGGGCTGGGCGAGGGACGGCTGGACGTCGAGCTGGCGCTGAACCTGTGCCAGCGGCTCGGCGCGGCGGTGCTGTCCCCGGCGTGA